CCACGTCAGCCGGATCTCGATCGCCAGCCGGCCTCGGAGCTCGTGGAGGAGCGGGCGGCCGTCCTCGAAGAAACGCCGTGTCCGCCCGAGAAGCTCCAGCAGGAGGGCTCGAAGCCCCTCGTGGAGCCGTCCGGCGCGGAGATCTTCCTCGGCGACGCCGAACCTAAGGCGGTCGTCGGCGGGGAGGTAGATCCGGTCGTTCCTCAGGTCGACCGCGACGTCCTGCCAGAAGTTGGTGAGCTGGAGGCCGGTGCAGATCGCGTCCGAATGGCGCGCGCGCGCGTCGTCCGCGTGGCCGTAGAGGAGGAGCATCAACCGGCCGATCGGGTTCGCCGACCTCCTGCAGTAGTCGAGGAGGGCGTCCCAGCTCGCGTACCGCCGGACCCGGCAGTCCTGCCTGAAGGCGTCCAGGAGGTCCCGGAACGGCCCGGCCGGGAGCGAGAACCGCTCGATCGTTTCGCCGAGCGCGACGAACACGGGGTGGTCCGCCTCCCCGGCCAGGCAGCGATCGAGTCGCTCCTCCCAGCGCTCGAGCTGCTCGAGTCGCCTCCCGTCGTGCATCGCCTCGTCGGCGAAGTCGTCCGCGGCGCGGGCGTAGGCGTAGATCGCGGCGACGTGCGGCCTCAGGCGGCGAGGAACCAGTCGCGACGCGACGGGAAAATTCTCGTAATGGGCACGAGCGACCGCCGTGCAGTACGCGTACGCTTCCTCCCGCGTCCAGCGAGCGCGCTCCCCGACCGCGGCCTTCACCATGCCCGTGGCCTACCGGGCGTACTCGACGGCACGCACCTCGCGGATCACGGTCACCTTGATCTTGCCGGGGTAGTCCATCTCGGTCTGGATGCGCGACGCCAGCTCGGACGCCAGGAGGTCGACCTTCGCGTCGTCGACCTCTTCGGAGCGGGCGATCACGCGGATCTCGCGCCCCGCCTGGATCGCGTACGACTGCTCCACCCCCGGCATGGAGTTGGCGAGCCCCTCGAGCTGCTCGATCCGCTTGATGTACTCGGCGACGCTCTTCCGCCTCGCCCCGGGCCGCGCGCCCGAGAGGGAGTCGGCGGCCGAGACCAGGACGGAGATCGGCGAGATGACCTCGCAGTCCTCGTGATGCGAAGCGATGGCGTTGATGACGACCTCGGGCTCGCCGTACTTCCTCGCGACCTCGGCGCCGATCTCCGGGTGCGTTCCCTCCCGCTCGTAGTCGATCGCCTTGCCGATGTCGTGGAACAGGCCCGCGCGACGGGCCAGCTTCTCGTCGAGCCTCAGCTCCGCGGCCAGCATCCCGGTGAGGACGGAGACCTCCTTGGCGTGGAGGAGCGCGTTCTGCCCGTACGAGGTCCGGTACATCAGGCGCCCCAGGAGCTTGACCATCTCGGGGTGGACGTCCCGGACCCCCAGCTCCTTCAGGGTCTGCTCCCCGGTGCGACGCATCTCCTCGTCGAGCCGCCGCCGGTTCCGGCGGACCAGGTCCTCGATCCGTCGAGGGTGGATGTTGCCGTCCTTGATCAGCGACTCGAGCACGCGGCGGGCGACCTCGCGGCGGACCGGATTGAACCCGGACAGCGTCACCGTGCTGGCCACCTCGTCGATGAGGAGCTGGATGCCGGTGGCCTTCTCGAAGGCACGGATGTTCTTCCCCTCGTGCCCGATGATCCGTCCCTTGATCTGGCTCCCCTCCGGGAGCTGGAACTGGGTGACGGTCCGCTCCGCGGAGAAGTCCGACGCCGCTCGCTCGATCGCCAGGGCGATGATCTTCACCGCCTCGGCGTCGGCGACCCGCTGGGCCTCGTCCTTGATCTCCTTGATGAGCGCCGCCGCCTCGTACCGGGACTCCGCCTTGAGACTGGCGAGGAGCTGGCGCTTCGCGTCGTCGCGTGTCATGGCGGAGATCCGCTCGAGCTCCAGGAACTCCTTCTGGAGGAGCTTCTCGAGCTCTTCCCGGGCGCCGCGGAGCTCCTCGTCCTTGACGCCCAGGGCCGACTCGCGCTCCTGGAGGGCCTCGCGCTGCCGCCCCAGGTCCACCTCGAGGTCCTGGAGCGTCTGCCGCTGGGTCTTCACGTCCCGCTCGCGCTTCAGGAGCTGCCCCTTCCGGGATCGAAGGTCGTTGTCCGCCTTGTTCCGCTGGCGGAAGATCTCCTCGCGCGCCTCGACCAGAGCGGTCCTCTTGGCCTTCTCCGCCTCTCGGCGGGCGTTGTGGAGCAGCTCCTCGGCTCGCCGATGCACCGCCTCGATGCTGTTCCGGCCGAGCCGGTTGTTGAACCACCAGCCGAGCGCGCCGCCCGCGGCGAGCGCGACCGGCACGGAGATCAGAAGGAGCGTCGGGCCGCTCATGGTCGATCCTCCCCGCGCTCCTCGAAGGCGGCGTCGGAAACGAACGGGTTCGTGAGGCGCTCGTGTCCGAGCGTGGTCTCCGGGCCGTGCCCCGGAAAGCAGACGATGTCCGAGGGGAGCCGGAACAGCTTGCCCCGGATCGAGGCCACGAGGTCGGGCCACGAGCCCCCGGGCAGGTCGGTCCGACCCACCGATCCCTGGAACAGCGTGTCCCCGACGATCATGCGGCGGCCGAGCCTGAGACAGGTCCCGCCCGGCGTGTGCCCGGGCGTGTGGATCACCTCGATCTCCATCCCGTCGAACGCGAGCGGCACGCCCTCCTCGAGCTCGAGGTCCGGCTCCGGCGAGGGGTCGATCCGGTAGCCGAGGGCGTCGCCCTGGGCCGCGAGCCCGCGGAGGAACGGCGCGTCGGCGGGATGGATCGCGAGGGGTGCGCCGGTTCGCTCCTTGACGAGACGGTTCCCGGCGACGTGGTCGAGGTGCCCGTGGGTGTTCACGACGAGGTCGAGCGCGAGGCCGCGACGATCGAGGAAGTCGAGCACCTCCTCGATTCCGAATCCCGGGTCGAACAGCGCCGCCCGGCGCTTAGACGGTCCGACGAGCACGTAAACGTTCTGCACGAACGGACCGAGCGCGAACCGGACGAGCTCGAGATCCTCCGTCATGCGGGTCTCCCGCGGTGCGCCACCGAGGCGGAGGTATGATCCGACAAAAGCCGGGCTCGGGCAAACGGCGTCAGTGCCGCCTCTGGGCCGCCGGCAGGAACCGCTTGCGGAGCCGGAAAGCTTTGGGTGTGACCTCCACGAGCTCGTCGTTCCGGATGAACTCGAGCGCCTGCTCCAGGCTCAGCGACCGGGGGGGGATCAGCCGTATCGTCCGGTCGGAGGTGGAGGCCCTCATGTTGGTCAGCTTCTTCTCCTTCGTGATGTTGACGTCGATGTCCGCGGGACGGGCGTTCTCCCCGATGACCATCCCCTCGTAAACCTGGTCGCCGGGCTCGACGAACATGGTGCCG
This portion of the Terriglobia bacterium genome encodes:
- a CDS encoding MBL fold metallo-hydrolase encodes the protein MTEDLELVRFALGPFVQNVYVLVGPSKRRAALFDPGFGIEEVLDFLDRRGLALDLVVNTHGHLDHVAGNRLVKERTGAPLAIHPADAPFLRGLAAQGDALGYRIDPSPEPDLELEEGVPLAFDGMEIEVIHTPGHTPGGTCLRLGRRMIVGDTLFQGSVGRTDLPGGSWPDLVASIRGKLFRLPSDIVCFPGHGPETTLGHERLTNPFVSDAAFEERGEDRP
- the rny gene encoding ribonuclease Y, which gives rise to MSGPTLLLISVPVALAAGGALGWWFNNRLGRNSIEAVHRRAEELLHNARREAEKAKRTALVEAREEIFRQRNKADNDLRSRKGQLLKRERDVKTQRQTLQDLEVDLGRQREALQERESALGVKDEELRGAREELEKLLQKEFLELERISAMTRDDAKRQLLASLKAESRYEAAALIKEIKDEAQRVADAEAVKIIALAIERAASDFSAERTVTQFQLPEGSQIKGRIIGHEGKNIRAFEKATGIQLLIDEVASTVTLSGFNPVRREVARRVLESLIKDGNIHPRRIEDLVRRNRRRLDEEMRRTGEQTLKELGVRDVHPEMVKLLGRLMYRTSYGQNALLHAKEVSVLTGMLAAELRLDEKLARRAGLFHDIGKAIDYEREGTHPEIGAEVARKYGEPEVVINAIASHHEDCEVISPISVLVSAADSLSGARPGARRKSVAEYIKRIEQLEGLANSMPGVEQSYAIQAGREIRVIARSEEVDDAKVDLLASELASRIQTEMDYPGKIKVTVIREVRAVEYAR
- a CDS encoding translational GTPase TypA; translation: GTMFVEPGDQVYEGMVIGENARPADIDVNITKEKKLTNMRASTSDRTIRLIPPRSLSLEQALEFIRNDELVEVTPKAFRLRKRFLPAAQRRH
- the hpnC gene encoding squalene synthase HpnC; its protein translation is MVKAAVGERARWTREEAYAYCTAVARAHYENFPVASRLVPRRLRPHVAAIYAYARAADDFADEAMHDGRRLEQLERWEERLDRCLAGEADHPVFVALGETIERFSLPAGPFRDLLDAFRQDCRVRRYASWDALLDYCRRSANPIGRLMLLLYGHADDARARHSDAICTGLQLTNFWQDVAVDLRNDRIYLPADDRLRFGVAEEDLRAGRLHEGLRALLLELLGRTRRFFEDGRPLLHELRGRLAIEIRLTWLGGNRILDRIEAAGCDVFHARPELTAGDKALLTAKAVLGRWASP